Part of the Nisaea sediminum genome is shown below.
ATCCCCTACGAGCAGGATTTCACCCTCATCGGCACGACGGACCGTGACTATGAGGGGGATCCGGGTGCTGTCGCGATCACCGGCGAGGAGAAGGCCTATCTCTGCAAGGCGGCGGGCGAGTATTTCAAGCAGCCGGTCAAGGTGGAGGACATCGTCTGGTCCTATTCCGGCGTCCGTCCGCTGTTTGACGACGGTGCCTCGAAGGCGCAGGAAGCGACCCGCGACTACGTGCTGCGCGAGGACGGAGACAGGGCAAGCGGCGTTCTCATCAATATCTTCGGCGGCAAGCTGACGACCTACCGGCGTCTCGCCAATTCCGTGCTGGGAAAGATCGAGGCGCTGCTCGGCGCCAAGGGGCCGGAATGGAGCGGCGGAGAACCTCTCCCCGGGGGCGATTTCCCGGTGCTTGAGTTCGATGCGAAACTGCGTGCGGTAAAACAGAAATACCCCTTTCTTGACGACCGCACCGCGCTGCGCCTGACTCGGCAGTACGGAACTCTCCTGTTCGAGATTTTCGGCGATGCGATCGATGCGGGCAGCCTCGGGCGGGATTTCGGCGCGGGTCTCACCGAGGCGGAAGTCCGCTATCTGATCGAGCGCGAATGGGCGGTGACGGCGGAAGACGTGCTCTGGCGCCGCAGCAAGCTCGGCCTGCGTCTCGACAAGAGCCAGATCGCTGCGCTCGAGACCTTCATGTCGGAGGCAGCCACCCGCGCTGCGTGACGCAGACCTGCACGCAAATTCCTTGCGGGCATGACGCGTGGTCCGCATGCTGCCTCTCTGGCCATTCGGCCGGCAAATCAATCCCATGGGAGGGAGCCCGGACATGACGGGGCCGAAAGCAGATGGCATCGCGGCCGTCTTCTACGGGAACGCGTATATCATGCTCGCGCTGACCACGGCGATGTGGGGCGGCAACGCGATCGCGGGCAAGCTCGCCATCGGCGAAGTTTCGCCCATGGCGCTGGTCGTGCTGCGCTGGGCGGGCGTGGTCCTGCTCATGGGCGTGGTCTCGCGCCGGAAGGTGATGGCCGAATGGCCGGTGATGCGTCAGCGCATCTGGTTCCTCTGCGCCCTCGGCGCCCTAGGCTTCACGCTCTTCAACGGTCTCTTCTACGTGGCGGCGCACTACACCGTCGCGATCAACATGGGCATCCTCCAGGGCGGTATCCCGGTCTTCGTTCTCGTCGGCGCGCTCGCCGTCTACCGGACGCCGGTATCCGCCGTGCAGGCTGCCGGTGTGCTGCTGACCATGATCGGCATCGCGCTCATCGCCTCGCGGGGCGACCTCGAGCGGCTTGCGGCGCTCGAATTCAACCGCGGCGACATCCTCATGGTCGCGGCCTGCGCGCTCTATGCCGGCTACACGGTCGCTCTGCGCAAGCGCCCGAACGTCTCCGGCCTCGCCATGTTCACGGTCATGGCCGGCGCCGCTTTCGTGACCGCCATCCCGCTTGCCGGGATCGAGATCTATCTCGGCCAATTCCAGTGGCCGACCCTGAAAGGCTGGGGAATCGTTCTCTTCGTGACGCTCTTCCCGTCCTTCCTCGCGCAGATCTTCTTCCTCCGCGGCGTTGACCTGGTCGGTCCGGGCCGCGCGGGGGTCTGGGTCAATCTCGTGCCGATCTACGCCTCGGTCTTTGCGGTGGCGATCCTTGGGGAGGATTTTGCGTGGTTCCACGCGGCGGCGCTGGTCTTCGTGATGGGCGGCATCGCGCTCGCGAACCGCACCAAGGCCTGATCCCTCGGCTGGAGGCTTGCCCTTTTCGGACGACGGCGTATGACTGGGCGGATATGACATTTCCGGCATCACTCCGGTTTGGGGCCGGAGCCTGAGGAGACCATTCACGTGAGCGCACAACCCGTCACCGTCGTCGATCATCCGCTGGTCCAGCACAAGCTGACCATCATGCGAAAGGCCGACACGGCCACCGCGAAGTTCCGTCATCTCCTGAAGGAGATCGCGCACCTGCTCTGTTACGAGGTGCTGCGGGATCTCAGCTTGGAGACCGTCGAGATCGAGACCCCGCTCGAGACCATGATGGCGCCGCGTCTGGAGGGAAAGAAACTCTGCTTCGTCTCCATCCTGCGCGCGGGCAACGGGTTGCTCGACGGTATGCTGGAACTGGTGCCGTCCGCCCGGGTCGGCCATATCGGCCTCTACCGCGATCCGAAGACGCTGCAGCCGGTGGAATATTATCTGAAGCTGCCGGAGCATCGCGACGAGCGGCTCTTCATCGTGGTCGACCCGATGCTGGCGACCGGCAACTCCGCCGTCGCCGCGATCGAGCGGCTGCGCAATGCCGGCGCGACCAACATCAAGTTCGTCTGCCTGTTGGCCGCGCCCGAAGGCATCGAGACCTTCCAGAAGGCGCTGCCGGACGTGCCGATCTTCACCGCCGCGATCGACCGCGAACTGAACGATCACGGTTACATCATGCCCGGCCTCGGCGATGCCGGGGACCGCATGTACGGCACCAAGTAGAGGCGATATGTCGGCTCCGAGGCCTTTGGGGGGAAGGCGGGTTCTCGACCTCACCAACGTGCTGGCGGGGCCGTTCTGCTGTCACCAGCTCGCCCATCTCGGGGCCGAGGTGATCAAGGTGGAGGTGCCGGGCAGCGGCGATCTCGCGCGCCAGCTCGGCTCCGACCCGGCCCTGAACGAGGCTTTGATGGGCGTCTCGTTCCTCGCCCAGAACGCGGGTAAGCGTTCCATCACGCTGAATCTGAAGTCGGAGGCCGGAAAGCAGGCCTTCCTCAAGCTGGTCGCGACGGCGGACGTGCTGGTCGAGAATTTCCGCCCCGGTGTCATGGACCGGCTCGGGCTCGGCTTCGGGCGGCTCAAGACCGTGCGGAGCGACCTTGTCTATTGCGCGATCTCGGGGTTCGGCCAGGACGGGCCGATGCGCGATCTGCCGGCCTACGATCAGATCGTCCAGGGCCTCTCAGGTATCATGAGCATTACGGGCGCACCGGACACGGCGCCTTACCGGGTGGGCTTCCCCGTCGCCGACACGATCGGCGGCCTGACGGCGGCGATGGCGGTGTCCGCGGCGCTGGCGGAAAAAGACCGGACCGAACCGCGCTTCATCGACGTCGCAATGCTGGAAGCGGTGCTGGCGACCATGGGATGGGCGGTCTCGAACTATCTGATCGCCGGCAATCCTCCGCGCCCGCTCGGCAACGACAATGTGACAGCCAGTCCGTCGGGCACTTTCGAGACCGCCGACGGATTGCTGAACATCGCGGCCAATAAACAGGAACAGTTCGAGGCGGTCTGCCGAATTGTCGATCGGGAAGAACTGATCGCGGATCCGCGTTTCGCGACCCGGCTGGCACGGCTGGAAAACCGGACGGAACTGGCGGCTGCTCTGACGGACGCACTCTTGGCGGAAGACGCGGCGAGCTGGGAGACGAAGCTGAATGCGGCTGGGGTGCCAGCCGGGCGGGTCATGTCGGTCCCCGAGATACTCGCGGCGCCGCAGATCGCCGGCAGGGGGCTTGTCGAGAGTTTCGCCGCGGTTCCGGGTGCCGGGAGAGATATCAGCGTGGTGGTCCCCGGCGTGAAGATTGACGGGGCGGCGCCACGCGTCGATGCGCCACCGCCCGTGCTCGGTGCCCAGACGGACGAGATCCTGAACGACCTCGGTTACGGTGCGGAGGAGATCGCGCGGCTGAGGGCCGAGGGAGCGATATGACGGGAAGGAACCGCCGGCGATGAAGACCGCCTTGATCGTGATCGACATGCAGCTCGGATCCTTCACGCCCTATTCCGCGCGGCACGATACGCTGGGCACAGTCGAACGCATCAATGCGCTTGCGCGAATGGTGCGGGAAAAAGGCATGCCGGTCGTCTTCGTGCAGCATGATGGGCCGGAGGGGGATCCCCATCATCCGGATGCGGAAGGCTGGCACATGCTGCCGGAGCTGGAGGTGGGCCCGGAAGATCTGATGGTCCGGAAGACATCCTGCGATGCCTTTCTCGGAACCGGTCTTGCCGAAATCCTTGAGTCGGAAGACGTCGGGCGCGTGATCGTAACCGGGTGCGCCTCCGACTACTGTATCGACACTACGGTGCGCGCCGCCCTCGCGCGGGGAATCCCGACCGTCGTGCCATCCGACGGACACACAACGGCTGAACGGCCGCATCTGTCGGCGGAGAAGATCATCGAGCACCACAATTCGATCTGGTCTGATTTTCTCTCGCCGATCGGTCCAGCCTCGGTGTTGCCTTCGGCGGAGATCAAGCTCGACTGAGACTCAGGCGTTCGCCTTCTTCGCCTGCCATTCCTGCAGGGCAGAATGGGCGTGACCGTCGCTGCCGTCCATTGCTTCGTCATGGCCCTCGCGCTTGGCGGTCAGCTCTATGACGTAGCCGTTCGGATCACGGAAATAGATTGAGTCGATGAAGCCGTGATCGGCAATGCCTCGGGTCTCGATCCCGGCCTTCTTACCCTTTTCATACATCGCCTTTAGTTCATCCATGCCGACCTCAAGCGCGATATGCAGGTCGAAATCGTGCTGTTCCTTGAACTCGAAGGGCCGGTCCGGGGCTTCGAAAAAGGCAAGGGCGGAGCCGTCTTCCATCTTGTAGAAGGAATGCAGCGTGCTGGTCGGGCGCCCGCTCTTGGTTTCCTTGATCTCGAAGGCATGCACCAACGGCAGGCCCAGAAAATCCTCGTAGAAGGCTCGGGTTTCCTCGGAATCGCGGCAGCGATAGGCGTTGTGGTGAAGCCCTTTGATCATGTCTTCCTCCCTTTCTCGAGCCGCATTCAATGCATGAACATTTATGCCTGCAATTATTCGCTGCAGCCGCGTTGCCGATTCCGTGCTTGCGCCCGAACGGACAATCGAATTGGGGAACATTACCTGACATCTGTCTTAAATCCGCGAAAATTAACCAGCTGCTAAGGTTGCGTGAATATTCTCGCCAGGCTTCTGCGGTACGGATCCAGGTGCGCGGTCGAGAACATGAGCCCAGAAAAACAATTGTTGTCAGGCCCGGATGCTTCCATCGAGGAGCGTGAGACGCTTGAAACCTTTGCAGACATCTCGAACGGCTGGTTCTGGGAAACCGACGAGGATCATTGCTTTACCTACATGTCCCGCTCCGTGACCCGACTGGTGGGCCGTACGCCGGAATGGCATTACGGCAAGTCACGGGCCGAGATCGGGGGGCAGAACCTCCCTTCCGAGATCTGGCGGGCACATCTCGACGATCTTGCCGCGCGGCGGCCATTCGAAAACTTCGTCTTTCAAAGAACCTCCGCCGACTGCGAGGTCTGGATGCGAACCAGCGGAAAACCGCGGTTCGACGGTGACGGCCGTTTCCTCGGCTATCGCGGATTTGCTTCGAACGTGACGGAGGAAATACTCGCCCGCCGCGAGGCCGGACTGTTGCGAGAAGGAATTCAACAGATCAGGGACCCCTTCGTTCTGTGGGGACCGGACGACAGGCTGGTTGTCTGCAACAACGCCTTTCTCGAATTGAATCGCCGGATCCGGGACATTCTGGTGCCCGGCGCCACGTTCGACGACGTGCTTCGTGCCGTCGCTTTCCAGGGGACCGTGGCCGATGCGCTGGGACGCGAGGAGGCTTGGATCGCCGAACGGACAGCGCAGCATCGGCTGCCGCACTACTCTCATGCCGCTGAAATCGGCGGGGGCCGCCACCTCATGATCCATGAGGAGCGGCTGTCGAACGGTGCATCGGTTTGGATCGGACTTGATGTTACACAACTCAAGAACGCCGAACGCCAGGCAGAGGAGTCCCGCCGGCGTCTGACCGAGGCCATCGAAGCTCTGCCCGACAGTTTTTCCTACTACGACTCGGATGACCGGCTGGTTCTCTTCAACTCGGGCTACGCGGAGTTCTTTCGGCAGTTCGGGATGGAGGCGAAAGTCGGACTTTTGTTCGAAGATGTGCTCCGGAGCGGTGTGCGGTCCGGTCTCCATGCGATCACCGACATGGACGAGGAGGAGTGGATCCAGGCACGGCTCAAACAGCACCGGTCGAAAGAGGTCTCGCGCATAGACCAGTTTTTCAACGGCGGCTGGGTTCGCATTATCGAGAACAGTACCGGCGATGGCGGACGCGTCGGGCTTCGTATCGATATTTCCGAGCTCAAGTTGCAGGAGGACGAGCTTCGGCGGGCACGCGAAGAGGCCGAACTCGCGAACAGCGCCAAGTCGATGTTCCTCGCAAATATGAGCCACGAAATCCGGACACCGCTGAACGGCGTGATCGGTCTCAGCGGGCTGCTGGGCGACACACCGCTCAACGATCAACAGCGCGGTTACATGCAGAAGATCGAGGCTTCGTCCGAGAGTCTTCTCGCGATCATCAACGACATCCTCGATTTCTCCAAAATCGAGGCCGGGGAGATGAATGTCGAAACCGTCGACTTCAATCTCAAAAACGAGATCAAGCGGATCGACGATGTCATTTCCCTGCGTGCCGCAGAAAAGGGTTTGTCTTTCGAGACCTTCATCGATCCCAGTGCGCCTGGAAGCCTGCGCGGAGACCCGGTGCGGATCGGTCAGATCCTGCTGAACTTCCTCAGCAACGCGGTAAAATTCACGTCGCGCGGCAAAGTCGCGCTCACGGTTCGTACGGACAGGATCGACGACGGGCGAGCTCTTCTGCATTTCGAGGTGAGCGATACCGGGATTGGAATGACAGAGGAGCAGACGGCCAAGGTCTTCCACTCCTTCACCCAGGCAGACACCTCGACGACACGGAGATTCGGCGGGACCGGTCTCGGTCTTTCGATCAGCGCCTCGCTTGCAGAGCTTCTCGGCGGAGAGATCTGGGTCAAGAGCGTGCCCGGCGAAGGCAGCGTTTTCCATTTCCGTGTTCCGCTGCAAATCAGTGTCGGCTCCGAACCGTCCGCGCTTCCCGAGAGGTTGCGGGTCCTCGTTGCGGACGACAATGAAACCGCAAGGATGGTCGTCGCGGAGATGCTGGCCGCCATGGGAAGCGAGTGCGTGCAGGTGGCCGACGGCGAACAGGCCGTGGCGGCCGCGCGGGACCAGGGACCGTTCGACGTGGTTCTGCTTGATTGGATGATGCCGGGGCTCGATGGATTGGAGGCTTGCCGGCAGATCATCGCAAGTGCGGGAGCCGACGGGGGTGCCGTGCCGCGCGTGCTGATCTTCTCCGCCGAGGCGAGGGACCAGATCAGGGAGGAGGCTCGCGCGTCGGGGGCCAGGGGAATGCTCGCGAAGCCAATCAGTTCCTCGACGCTGCACGACGGCATTGTCGCCGCCCTCGGCCAGGCAAAATTCATCGATGAAGGGGCGCGGTCCGGAGGGCCGCTCGAGGACCTTACCGGTCTCAGGATTCTTCTGGTGGAGGACAACGAGATCAATCGCGAGATTGCGACAGCGGTTCTCGGAAAGGTCGGCGTCGAGGT
Proteins encoded:
- a CDS encoding DMT family transporter, giving the protein MTGPKADGIAAVFYGNAYIMLALTTAMWGGNAIAGKLAIGEVSPMALVVLRWAGVVLLMGVVSRRKVMAEWPVMRQRIWFLCALGALGFTLFNGLFYVAAHYTVAINMGILQGGIPVFVLVGALAVYRTPVSAVQAAGVLLTMIGIALIASRGDLERLAALEFNRGDILMVAACALYAGYTVALRKRPNVSGLAMFTVMAGAAFVTAIPLAGIEIYLGQFQWPTLKGWGIVLFVTLFPSFLAQIFFLRGVDLVGPGRAGVWVNLVPIYASVFAVAILGEDFAWFHAAALVFVMGGIALANRTKA
- the upp gene encoding uracil phosphoribosyltransferase, with protein sequence MSAQPVTVVDHPLVQHKLTIMRKADTATAKFRHLLKEIAHLLCYEVLRDLSLETVEIETPLETMMAPRLEGKKLCFVSILRAGNGLLDGMLELVPSARVGHIGLYRDPKTLQPVEYYLKLPEHRDERLFIVVDPMLATGNSAVAAIERLRNAGATNIKFVCLLAAPEGIETFQKALPDVPIFTAAIDRELNDHGYIMPGLGDAGDRMYGTK
- a CDS encoding response regulator — encoded protein: MSPEKQLLSGPDASIEERETLETFADISNGWFWETDEDHCFTYMSRSVTRLVGRTPEWHYGKSRAEIGGQNLPSEIWRAHLDDLAARRPFENFVFQRTSADCEVWMRTSGKPRFDGDGRFLGYRGFASNVTEEILARREAGLLREGIQQIRDPFVLWGPDDRLVVCNNAFLELNRRIRDILVPGATFDDVLRAVAFQGTVADALGREEAWIAERTAQHRLPHYSHAAEIGGGRHLMIHEERLSNGASVWIGLDVTQLKNAERQAEESRRRLTEAIEALPDSFSYYDSDDRLVLFNSGYAEFFRQFGMEAKVGLLFEDVLRSGVRSGLHAITDMDEEEWIQARLKQHRSKEVSRIDQFFNGGWVRIIENSTGDGGRVGLRIDISELKLQEDELRRAREEAELANSAKSMFLANMSHEIRTPLNGVIGLSGLLGDTPLNDQQRGYMQKIEASSESLLAIINDILDFSKIEAGEMNVETVDFNLKNEIKRIDDVISLRAAEKGLSFETFIDPSAPGSLRGDPVRIGQILLNFLSNAVKFTSRGKVALTVRTDRIDDGRALLHFEVSDTGIGMTEEQTAKVFHSFTQADTSTTRRFGGTGLGLSISASLAELLGGEIWVKSVPGEGSVFHFRVPLQISVGSEPSALPERLRVLVADDNETARMVVAEMLAAMGSECVQVADGEQAVAAARDQGPFDVVLLDWMMPGLDGLEACRQIIASAGADGGAVPRVLIFSAEARDQIREEARASGARGMLAKPISSSTLHDGIVAALGQAKFIDEGARSGGPLEDLTGLRILLVEDNEINREIATAVLGKVGVEVTQAENGAVAVSLLRSAGRAAYDAVLMDIQMPVLDGYAATEIIRSEPEFDDLPIIAMTANALSDEKEKCFAVGMQDHVSKPVDNRKMFSALARWCTMIGDRTRATSQPEMIAPVNGKEPEKSGGGNVNDTAAISPEGLSERYAPIAKMIGDESMVARFLEQFRENFSGARAVFEGHIAEGDLESIYRYAHQIKGVSGNLRLNDIYEQAQKVESDFRGATTVSDASSGDLEHLLGLIDTEMRFIDMYLAARS
- a CDS encoding VOC family protein — protein: MIKGLHHNAYRCRDSEETRAFYEDFLGLPLVHAFEIKETKSGRPTSTLHSFYKMEDGSALAFFEAPDRPFEFKEQHDFDLHIALEVGMDELKAMYEKGKKAGIETRGIADHGFIDSIYFRDPNGYVIELTAKREGHDEAMDGSDGHAHSALQEWQAKKANA
- a CDS encoding CaiB/BaiF CoA transferase family protein; its protein translation is MSAPRPLGGRRVLDLTNVLAGPFCCHQLAHLGAEVIKVEVPGSGDLARQLGSDPALNEALMGVSFLAQNAGKRSITLNLKSEAGKQAFLKLVATADVLVENFRPGVMDRLGLGFGRLKTVRSDLVYCAISGFGQDGPMRDLPAYDQIVQGLSGIMSITGAPDTAPYRVGFPVADTIGGLTAAMAVSAALAEKDRTEPRFIDVAMLEAVLATMGWAVSNYLIAGNPPRPLGNDNVTASPSGTFETADGLLNIAANKQEQFEAVCRIVDREELIADPRFATRLARLENRTELAAALTDALLAEDAASWETKLNAAGVPAGRVMSVPEILAAPQIAGRGLVESFAAVPGAGRDISVVVPGVKIDGAAPRVDAPPPVLGAQTDEILNDLGYGAEEIARLRAEGAI
- a CDS encoding cysteine hydrolase family protein, whose amino-acid sequence is MKTALIVIDMQLGSFTPYSARHDTLGTVERINALARMVREKGMPVVFVQHDGPEGDPHHPDAEGWHMLPELEVGPEDLMVRKTSCDAFLGTGLAEILESEDVGRVIVTGCASDYCIDTTVRAALARGIPTVVPSDGHTTAERPHLSAEKIIEHHNSIWSDFLSPIGPASVLPSAEIKLD